The following coding sequences are from one bacterium window:
- a CDS encoding sigma-54 dependent transcriptional regulator: MKILVVDDERKMCNILKAILEDENYSVATAESGQEALRLLGRADSFDLIITDLMMPEVDGMAILRTVKERKSPPEVIIMTAYATVQTALAAMKMGAYDYIIKPFEMDELKFMIKRLADQKRLISENIELKQQLEAKYEFENFIGRSAKMMGLFELVKKVISGDTTILLRGESGTGKALLAQAIHYNSPRREKPFVKVHCSAFPGQLLEHELFGYEKGAFPGAQFRKLGRLDLAGDGTIFLDEIGDIELPLQAKLLRAVQDKIIVRVGGIETISVHARIIATTNVDLEKALQEKRFREDLYYRLNVFPLFIPPLRERVDDIPDLCYHFLKGLGHGPEKIDKEAITSLMNYPWPGNVQELENIVERMVVLSGEGIITADMLPPHIRESRERKESSPSIGANYLP, encoded by the coding sequence ATGAAAATTCTCGTAGTCGATGATGAACGAAAGATGTGTAACATCCTGAAGGCCATTCTGGAAGATGAGAACTATTCGGTAGCCACTGCGGAAAGTGGCCAGGAAGCCTTAAGATTACTGGGCCGGGCGGATAGTTTTGATCTGATTATCACCGATTTAATGATGCCTGAGGTAGATGGCATGGCCATCCTTAGGACGGTCAAAGAACGTAAATCACCCCCTGAAGTTATCATTATGACCGCCTATGCTACGGTTCAAACAGCGTTAGCCGCTATGAAAATGGGGGCTTATGACTATATTATTAAGCCTTTTGAAATGGATGAACTGAAATTTATGATCAAACGGCTGGCTGATCAGAAAAGGCTCATAAGTGAGAATATTGAGCTTAAACAGCAACTTGAAGCCAAATACGAATTTGAAAACTTTATTGGAAGAAGCGCTAAGATGATGGGACTTTTTGAGTTAGTCAAAAAGGTCATCTCAGGCGACACGACTATCCTCCTCAGGGGGGAAAGCGGCACAGGCAAGGCCCTGCTGGCCCAGGCTATTCATTACAACAGCCCGAGGCGGGAGAAGCCTTTTGTCAAGGTTCACTGCTCTGCCTTTCCCGGTCAGCTCCTGGAACATGAGCTCTTTGGTTATGAAAAGGGCGCCTTTCCCGGGGCCCAATTTAGAAAATTAGGCCGCCTTGATCTGGCCGGAGACGGGACTATCTTTTTAGACGAGATTGGCGACATTGAGTTGCCTCTTCAGGCAAAGCTGCTCAGGGCTGTTCAGGATAAAATAATAGTCCGGGTAGGGGGAATAGAAACTATTTCCGTCCATGCCAGGATTATTGCCACCACCAATGTGGACCTGGAAAAGGCCCTTCAGGAAAAAAGGTTTAGAGAAGATCTTTATTATCGATTAAATGTCTTTCCCCTCTTTATTCCTCCTTTACGGGAAAGGGTGGATGACATCCCGGATCTTTGTTATCATTTTTTGAAAGGATTGGGCCACGGACCGGAAAAAATAGATAAAGAGGCTATTACCTCCTTGATGAACTATCCCTGGCCCGGTAATGTCCAGGAGTTGGAAAACATTGTGGAAAGAATGGTGGTTCTATCAGGCGAGGGGATTATTACGGCTGATATGCTGCCGCCTCATATCAGAGAAAGCCGCGAGCGGAAAGAATCTTCTCCCTCAATCGGGGCAAATTATCTGCCTTGA
- a CDS encoding ATP-binding protein codes for MFAQLKEVLAKRIVYLKIIIFLGLLLLLMINAGSWFFYNRTRNYLEDELAKRLIAIAATTALKIDPIGLSEESNKARLKKFLKDVRQTNNLFNISILDTRQQVVVEAKDRTEEEREKFISFTEEGTKAWLRAWGGTNAVSGVYWIDGTYLKSGYVPIRDEKSIPRAILSVEASVRFFNVLNLYKRSLILSGLISLAFTFLFGLFLYRVMVSTTSAQESVRQAEKLATMGQLSAGLAHEIRNALGVIDGTAEVLKQRYNLPQGRDEMFDYIPAEVKKLKKITSEFLTFFKGTPLKLEPGNINSVIDHTFISLRSELENVHIKLSRRFRPDLPLTLFDSGRMEQVFLNLLLNAKEAMPDGGEISVTTNVVTAKAGQSYIQIKVSDSGQGIPPQTVDKLFEPFFTTKEEGHGLGLSIVSRIIEEHKGEITVESEKGVGTTFAVFLPVRSKVNYENSRSR; via the coding sequence ATGTTTGCCCAATTAAAGGAAGTCCTGGCCAAACGAATAGTCTATTTGAAGATCATCATCTTTTTGGGGTTATTACTTCTCCTGATGATTAACGCCGGCAGTTGGTTTTTCTACAACCGGACCAGGAATTATTTAGAAGACGAGTTGGCTAAAAGACTAATTGCCATTGCCGCCACGACTGCCCTTAAAATAGACCCAATTGGCCTAAGTGAAGAATCAAACAAAGCTCGTCTCAAAAAATTCTTAAAAGATGTAAGGCAGACTAATAATCTTTTCAATATCTCTATTCTTGATACCAGACAGCAGGTGGTGGTGGAAGCCAAAGATCGAACTGAAGAAGAAAGGGAGAAGTTCATATCTTTTACGGAAGAGGGCACTAAGGCCTGGCTGAGGGCCTGGGGAGGGACTAATGCCGTGTCTGGGGTTTACTGGATTGATGGGACATATCTTAAAAGCGGTTATGTGCCTATCAGGGATGAAAAGAGCATACCCAGGGCCATCCTTTCGGTGGAGGCGAGTGTAAGATTCTTTAATGTCTTGAATCTATATAAGCGGAGTTTAATCCTCAGTGGCTTAATATCTCTGGCCTTTACCTTTCTTTTCGGGTTATTTCTCTATCGGGTGATGGTCTCGACCACTTCTGCTCAGGAGAGTGTTCGTCAGGCGGAAAAACTGGCTACCATGGGGCAGCTTTCAGCCGGTCTGGCCCATGAGATTAGAAATGCCTTAGGGGTAATTGATGGCACGGCCGAGGTATTAAAACAAAGATACAATCTGCCTCAAGGCAGGGATGAGATGTTTGACTATATCCCGGCTGAAGTCAAAAAGTTAAAAAAGATTACCTCTGAATTTTTGACTTTCTTCAAAGGAACCCCCTTGAAACTGGAACCGGGCAATATAAATTCCGTGATTGATCATACCTTTATTTCTTTAAGATCCGAGTTAGAAAATGTCCATATCAAACTTTCCAGGAGATTTCGGCCTGATTTACCCCTGACCTTATTTGATAGTGGAAGAATGGAACAGGTCTTCTTAAACCTCTTGTTAAATGCGAAAGAAGCCATGCCTGACGGAGGCGAGATCAGTGTCACTACTAATGTGGTTACAGCTAAGGCCGGACAAAGCTATATTCAGATAAAGGTATCAGATTCAGGCCAGGGAATTCCTCCTCAGACTGTCGATAAACTGTTTGAACCCTTTTTCACTACTAAAGAAGAGGGACATGGCCTGGGATTATCCATTGTTTCCAGGATTATTGAGGAGCATAAAGGTGAAATTACCGTTGAGAGTGAAAAGGGGGTAGGCACAACCTTCGCTGTTTTTCTACCGGTAAGGAGTAAAGTAAATTATGAAAATTCTCGTAGTCGATGA
- the rpoN gene encoding RNA polymerase factor sigma-54, whose product MEQTIQQIQRQQLIFTQVFQQAIHILQLSTPQLVEEIETELMENPVLELEGEEIEEKPKQKAEDPEIDWEKYLEKKDDFPAFGTVSDLEWEPNYENLVTQTPSLREHLLGQLRTLSLTEKEFFIGRFLIGEIDDNGYLSLPLESLAASLKEDVSELEKMLTKIQGFDPPGVGSRDLKECLEIQAKELGWDNTPIITLIRNHLEDIYRRRYDKIVKEMNIPLAQVKELIKDLSTLEPKPGRLYENEAIVYVTPDVIVEEVDNEFVVSLNDREIPKLRIGSYYKDVLKQDRLEEGVAKYIREKIKSAAWFRQCIIQRKNTLMKVAKTIFNIQDGFLRIGPRGLKPLKLEDVAKRVELDATTVSRAISNKFAQTPWGMLPLKYFFDSGLDRKRGEQASSIQVKERIKTLIEKEDPKRPLSDSKITKLLQKEGIKVARRTVSKYREEIGVRASYLRREIT is encoded by the coding sequence ATGGAACAGACCATCCAGCAGATCCAGAGACAACAACTGATTTTCACCCAGGTTTTTCAGCAGGCTATCCATATTCTTCAACTTTCTACTCCACAACTTGTAGAGGAAATAGAAACCGAACTTATGGAAAATCCGGTCCTGGAATTGGAAGGAGAAGAGATTGAAGAAAAGCCAAAACAAAAGGCAGAGGACCCTGAAATAGATTGGGAGAAATATCTGGAGAAGAAGGATGATTTCCCGGCCTTTGGGACCGTCTCAGACCTCGAATGGGAACCGAACTATGAGAATCTGGTCACCCAAACCCCTTCCCTGAGAGAGCATTTGTTGGGGCAGCTCAGGACCTTGTCTCTGACTGAAAAAGAGTTTTTCATAGGCAGGTTTTTGATCGGGGAGATTGATGACAATGGATATCTATCTCTGCCTCTGGAATCCTTAGCGGCCAGCTTAAAGGAAGATGTGTCTGAGCTGGAAAAGATGTTGACTAAAATTCAGGGCTTTGACCCGCCTGGAGTAGGGTCAAGAGATTTGAAAGAATGTTTGGAAATCCAGGCTAAAGAGCTTGGTTGGGACAATACCCCTATTATCACCTTAATCAGAAATCATCTGGAAGATATTTATCGCCGGAGATATGATAAGATTGTTAAAGAGATGAATATTCCTTTAGCTCAGGTAAAAGAACTAATTAAAGATTTATCCACCCTGGAGCCAAAACCAGGACGGTTATATGAAAATGAGGCCATTGTGTATGTTACGCCTGATGTAATCGTGGAAGAGGTGGATAATGAATTTGTCGTCTCATTAAATGATCGTGAAATCCCTAAATTGCGAATCGGTTCATACTACAAAGATGTTTTGAAACAAGACCGCTTAGAGGAGGGGGTAGCTAAATATATTCGAGAAAAGATCAAGTCAGCCGCCTGGTTCAGGCAATGTATTATTCAGCGTAAAAATACGCTTATGAAGGTGGCAAAAACTATTTTTAATATTCAGGATGGATTCCTGAGAATCGGTCCTCGGGGATTAAAACCGCTAAAACTGGAAGATGTGGCTAAGAGGGTAGAACTTGACGCCACTACTGTCTCCAGGGCGATATCCAATAAGTTTGCTCAGACTCCGTGGGGAATGCTTCCCCTGAAGTACTTTTTTGATTCCGGCCTGGATAGGAAAAGAGGCGAACAGGCATCTTCTATTCAGGTCAAGGAACGGATAAAGACATTGATTGAAAAGGAAGATCCCAAGCGGCCTTTATCAGATTCCAAGATAACGAAATTGCTTCAAAAAGAGGGGATAAAGGTTGCCCGACGGACCGTTAGTAAATACAGAGAAGAGATAGGTGTCAGGGCTTCTTACCTCCGGCGAGAGATAACCTAA